The following are encoded in a window of Thalassotalea insulae genomic DNA:
- a CDS encoding peptidylprolyl isomerase: protein MKKLLSPLLLAAAFNSTNALATIVEFQTSHGNFKVNLHDETTPKTVNNFLNYLNAGKYNNSIIHRTVDDFVIQGGGAKFEGTLPPTWLETENPIDNEPVYSNVAATISMAKQSGKINSATSQWFINTKNNASVLDPVDPYGGGAYAVFGEVIEDGMDVVNAIAEIPRCNTGYDGFKELPMPDYQDQCGDASAVPGQENFVTIYQVVIYDNTTKTDDNLSSIKNTLYKTSVDKADNNSSSGGSITWLALILLALPFCRKK, encoded by the coding sequence ATGAAAAAGCTCTTATCACCTTTACTACTCGCTGCTGCGTTTAATAGTACTAATGCCTTGGCCACTATTGTTGAATTTCAGACTTCTCACGGTAACTTTAAAGTCAATTTACATGATGAGACTACGCCAAAAACCGTCAATAATTTTTTAAACTATCTCAATGCGGGTAAATACAACAATAGCATCATTCATCGCACAGTCGATGACTTTGTAATTCAAGGTGGCGGAGCCAAGTTTGAAGGTACTCTTCCTCCAACCTGGCTTGAAACAGAGAACCCGATTGATAATGAACCAGTGTACTCAAATGTCGCTGCTACTATTTCCATGGCTAAGCAGAGCGGAAAAATTAATAGTGCGACCAGTCAATGGTTTATTAACACTAAAAATAATGCCTCAGTACTAGACCCGGTTGATCCTTATGGTGGTGGCGCATATGCCGTATTTGGTGAAGTGATAGAAGACGGCATGGATGTCGTTAATGCTATTGCCGAAATACCACGTTGTAATACAGGTTACGACGGGTTTAAAGAACTACCTATGCCAGATTATCAAGATCAATGTGGTGATGCGAGTGCTGTACCTGGGCAAGAAAATTTTGTCACTATTTACCAAGTGGTGATCTATGACAATACAACAAAAACCGATGATAATTTATCATCAATAAAAAACACGTTATATAAGACTAGTGTCGATAAAGCTGACAACAACAGTAGTAGCGGCGGTTCTATTACTTGGCTAGCATTAATATTACTGGCATTACCGTTTTGTAGAAAAAAATAA
- a CDS encoding RNA methyltransferase, producing the protein MKQQIIKGQVIIGLTNPKSPSNVGAVMRAAGCYQANKVLYTGQRYANAAKFATDTKNISAKIPLVATDDFLASVPENMSIVCVELVEGATPLPQFTHPDNACYIFGPEDGTLSQELIDDAHHVVYVPTIGCMNLAASVNVLLYDRLAKSAGVIASDELIRQSRDTNNKVKISQ; encoded by the coding sequence GTGAAACAGCAGATAATTAAAGGGCAAGTTATTATTGGATTAACTAATCCGAAAAGTCCGAGTAATGTTGGAGCGGTAATGCGAGCGGCAGGCTGCTATCAGGCGAATAAAGTCTTATATACAGGGCAACGTTATGCTAATGCTGCTAAGTTTGCTACAGACACTAAAAACATCAGTGCTAAAATTCCACTAGTTGCTACAGATGATTTCTTAGCTAGCGTACCAGAAAACATGTCTATCGTATGTGTTGAATTAGTCGAAGGCGCTACGCCGTTACCGCAATTTACTCACCCTGACAATGCCTGCTATATTTTCGGTCCGGAAGATGGCACCTTAAGTCAAGAGTTGATAGATGACGCACATCATGTGGTCTATGTGCCAACAATAGGGTGTATGAATTTAGCGGCAAGTGTTAATGTACTGCTTTATGATCGCCTTGCTAAGTCTGCCGGGGTCATAGCAAGTGATGAATTGATCAGGCAAAGCCGAGATACCAATAATAAAGTGAAAATATCTCAGTAA
- the lepB gene encoding signal peptidase I — MKKNYLHQTWQANKSLIIFIVLMSVFRSAIADWNDVPTGSMKPTIVEGDRIFINKLAYDIKVPFINQSLIALDDPKVNDIVIFESKVAEKRLVKRVIGEPGDIVAMNNNQLIINGNAVTYQVVNKQNNQTIYLESINGQTHKIQLTQQESDLRNFAPVKVPQDHYLVLGDNRNNSADSRVIGFVPREEIIGRSQNVVFSLNYDNYLLPRSERFFRTL, encoded by the coding sequence ATGAAGAAAAATTACCTACACCAAACTTGGCAAGCAAATAAATCCTTGATTATTTTTATTGTGTTGATGTCTGTTTTTAGGAGCGCCATTGCGGATTGGAACGATGTTCCTACCGGCTCCATGAAACCAACGATTGTTGAGGGAGACAGAATTTTTATCAATAAACTGGCATACGACATCAAAGTCCCATTTATTAACCAATCTCTAATTGCACTGGATGATCCAAAAGTAAATGATATTGTTATATTTGAATCAAAAGTAGCCGAAAAACGCTTAGTTAAACGCGTTATCGGGGAGCCAGGAGATATTGTTGCCATGAACAATAATCAGCTCATAATAAATGGTAATGCCGTTACTTATCAGGTAGTCAATAAACAAAATAATCAAACAATCTATCTTGAATCGATTAATGGTCAAACACATAAAATTCAATTAACGCAGCAAGAATCAGACTTACGCAACTTCGCTCCAGTTAAAGTGCCACAAGATCACTACCTTGTATTAGGAGATAACCGAAATAATAGTGCAGACTCACGAGTTATTGGCTTTGTTCCGCGCGAAGAAATCATCGGCCGCTCACAAAATGTGGTCTTTTCTCTTAACTATGATAACTACCTGTTACCGCGCAGTGAACGATTTTTCCGAACGCTATAA
- a CDS encoding DUF2884 family protein: protein MKLLLASAILLTTTSAFAHDRHISSDGCDVDLDAGLRINKNLIEFIQKKQPIYQIINNETLIVNGQEVDLDSHQQSIVSEYSTQIRAVVPEVKVLALDAINLATEGVNLAFDELLGEGNDIGAELTMQLHAVRDEVEQRFASDKEFYIDEQGEFADEFFGEEFEQRIEDVVEQTIQNSMGSLLIAVGQEMLFAGGDMEAFETRMENFGEQIEHEMESRASEIEQRGEALCFSVYKIDQLEQQLQSQISEMSEFDVISADITHNDKI, encoded by the coding sequence ATGAAATTATTATTAGCTAGCGCCATTTTATTAACAACCACTTCAGCTTTCGCACATGATCGCCATATTTCATCTGATGGGTGTGATGTCGATTTAGATGCTGGTTTGAGAATTAATAAAAACCTAATCGAGTTTATTCAAAAAAAGCAGCCTATTTACCAAATCATTAACAATGAAACTTTAATAGTTAACGGTCAGGAAGTCGACTTAGATAGCCACCAGCAATCAATAGTGAGTGAGTATTCGACCCAGATCCGTGCCGTTGTACCAGAAGTTAAAGTTTTAGCATTAGATGCAATTAATTTAGCCACTGAAGGGGTTAACCTAGCATTTGATGAGTTACTTGGCGAGGGCAATGATATAGGCGCTGAGTTAACGATGCAGTTACATGCTGTGCGAGATGAAGTCGAGCAACGGTTTGCCAGTGATAAAGAGTTTTACATTGACGAGCAAGGCGAGTTTGCGGATGAATTTTTTGGTGAAGAGTTTGAACAGCGGATTGAAGATGTTGTCGAACAGACGATTCAAAACTCAATGGGAAGTTTGTTAATTGCGGTCGGTCAAGAAATGTTGTTTGCTGGCGGTGATATGGAAGCTTTTGAAACCAGAATGGAAAATTTTGGTGAACAAATTGAGCATGAAATGGAATCAAGAGCTTCCGAAATAGAGCAGCGCGGCGAAGCACTATGTTTTTCCGTTTATAAAATTGATCAGTTAGAACAGCAGTTGCAATCACAAATTAGTGAAATGAGTGAATTTGACGTGATTTCTGCTGATATTACGCATAACGATAAAATTTAG
- a CDS encoding cold-shock protein yields the protein MSDTTTGTVKWFNESKGFGFIEQESGPDVFAHFSAISGDGFKTLAEGQKVQFTVTQGQKGPQAENIVAL from the coding sequence ATGTCTGATACAACTACTGGTACAGTAAAATGGTTTAACGAATCTAAAGGCTTTGGCTTTATCGAGCAAGAGTCTGGTCCTGACGTTTTTGCACACTTTAGTGCAATTTCTGGCGACGGTTTCAAAACCTTAGCTGAAGGCCAAAAAGTTCAGTTCACTGTAACTCAAGGTCAAAAAGGCCCACAAGCGGAAAACATCGTCGCTTTATAA